In Alphaproteobacteria bacterium US3C007, one genomic interval encodes:
- a CDS encoding DUF692 domain-containing protein — protein MPDLIANSLPASIGVGFKSQHFNDILSSPHPVGWLEIHAENYLGEGGRPISQLQHLRAELPISVHAIGLSIGGEAPLDKEHLARIKRLCDWLDPASFSEHLAWSTHAGNFLNDLLPLPYTEKTLKHVIRHVDHVQTILGRQMLLENPSSYFQFSESCYSEPAFLNAVVAQTGCGLLLDVNNIFISCHNLNMSAEAYIDELNCTAIGEIHLGGHSTDVLEQGELLLIDSHAAPVADTVWTLYKDVLKRTGPKASLIEWDTDVPDWSVLNSEVMQAACLLEQQRCQSQ, from the coding sequence ATGCCAGATCTTATCGCAAATTCACTTCCCGCCAGCATTGGCGTCGGGTTTAAATCTCAACATTTCAACGATATTTTATCTAGCCCGCATCCCGTTGGATGGCTGGAAATTCACGCTGAAAATTATTTGGGCGAAGGCGGGCGCCCAATCTCTCAATTGCAACATTTACGGGCTGAGCTGCCAATCTCGGTGCATGCAATTGGTTTATCAATAGGAGGTGAGGCGCCGCTGGATAAAGAACATTTGGCGCGCATAAAGCGTTTATGCGACTGGCTAGATCCTGCAAGTTTTTCCGAACATTTGGCATGGTCAACGCATGCAGGCAATTTTCTAAACGATCTTTTGCCGCTGCCTTATACCGAGAAAACCTTAAAACACGTCATCCGACACGTGGATCATGTTCAAACTATATTGGGGCGGCAGATGTTGCTTGAAAACCCATCTAGTTACTTTCAATTTTCGGAAAGCTGTTATTCGGAACCTGCATTTTTAAACGCGGTGGTGGCGCAGACTGGATGCGGACTTTTGTTAGACGTCAATAATATATTTATCTCATGCCACAATCTAAACATGTCAGCTGAAGCCTATATCGATGAGCTGAATTGCACCGCCATTGGTGAAATTCATTTGGGCGGACATTCAACAGATGTTTTGGAACAGGGCGAACTTTTGTTGATCGATTCTCATGCTGCGCCAGTAGCAGATACAGTTTGGACGCTTTATAAAGATGTTTTGAAACGTACAGGTCCAAAGGCAAGCTTGATCGAATGGGATACAGATGTGCCTGATTGGTCCGTTCTAAACAGTGAAGTGATGCAAGCTGCCTGTCTTTTGGAACAGCAAAGATGCCAGTCTCAATGA
- a CDS encoding DUF2282 domain-containing protein, which translates to MSEDLKTKVLIGAVAVALSAPMVATASGAKEKCYGVSLAGQNDCAAGAGTTCAGTSTVDYQGNAWSLVDAGSCLEIELPNDAGDQARMGSLTALERDLPS; encoded by the coding sequence ATGTCAGAAGATTTAAAAACAAAAGTCTTGATCGGGGCCGTAGCCGTTGCCTTGAGCGCACCCATGGTTGCTACCGCCTCTGGTGCCAAAGAAAAATGCTATGGCGTATCTCTGGCCGGCCAAAATGATTGCGCTGCAGGCGCAGGCACTACCTGCGCAGGCACTTCAACCGTGGATTACCAAGGCAATGCCTGGTCGTTGGTGGATGCAGGCAGCTGTCTGGAAATCGAGCTGCCAAATGACGCAGGCGATCAAGCCCGTATGGGATCCCTTACAGCCTTAGAGCGCGATCTGCCCTCTTAA